The Rhizobium viscosum genomic sequence TTCCTTCAACAATCACTGGGGCGTGCCGCTGACCTTGGCACGCATGCCGATCGACACCTATTTCGGCGTGTTCGAGGTCGGCATGAACCATCCGGACGAGATCCGGCCGCTGGTGAAGATGATCCGACCTCACGTCGCGGTCGTCACGACAATCGCGCCGGCCCATCTCGGCAATTTCCAGAACGTTCAGGAAATCGCCGCTGCAAAGGCGGAGATCTTCGAGGGGCTGGAGCCGGGCGGCGACGTCGTGCTCAACCGCGACAACGATCAGTTCAATTTCCTGGAGCAGGCTGCCCAGTCGCTCGGTATCACCAGGATCCATTCCTTCGGCCAGCACGCCAAGGCGGAGTTCCGACTCGCTGAATTCAACGGCTCGGACGAAAGCTCGACGCTCTGGATGACTGTTGGAGGCGATACCAAGGAAGTGCGCATCGGCGCACCTGGACGCCATATCGCTGAGAATGCGCTGGCTGCATTGGGCGTCGTGACGATCGTCGGCGCCAGCCTCGACAAGGCAATCGACGCGCTTGCGACGCTGAAGCCGGAAAAGGGCAGAGGCAAGCGTTACAGGCTTCCGATCGGCAACGGCAGCTTCACACTGATCGACGAGAGCTATAACGCCAATCCGGCCTCCATGCGCGCGGCGATCGCGCTGCTTGCGACAGCCGAGCCGATCGGCCGGGGGCGCCGTATCGCCGTGCTCGGCGACATGCTGGAAATGGGCGAATTTGCCGAGCAGGTACATGCAGATCTTGCCGGCCCGCTGCTTGCCGCCGGTCTCGAACATGTCTGGCTCGCAGGGCCCGAGATGGTGGCGCTGAAGGAATCGCTTCCCGATAGCGTCGCGGTCGAGCATCGCGAGACGACGGAAGAACTGCTGGAATTCGTATCGAACTCGGTCGCGCCTGGCGACGTGTTGATGGTGAAGTCGTCTCTGGGGATCGGTTTCGGCAAGATTGTCGCCGCGCTCCTTGACAAGTACCCGCCAGTTTCAGACACGCAACGCGAACCGTGATCGGGTAAAAGGGGCCTTGAATGCTGATTTGGCTAGTTGAACTGTCGGAATATTTCAAATTTCTGAATTTGTTCAGGTACATTACCTTCCGGGCGGGTGCCGCTCTCTTTACCTCCGCTCTGATCGTCTTCCTCTTCGGGCCAACTATCATCAACTCGCTGCGCATCCGGCAGGGTAAGGGCCAGCCGATTCGCGCCGACGGGCCGCAAACGCATTTCAAGAAGGCCGGTACGCCAACCATGGGCGGCCTGATGATCCTTGCCGGCATCGTCGGCGCGTCGCTGCTCTGGGCCGATCTTTCCAATGTCTATGTTGTCGCAACATTACTGGTGACGCTCGGCTTCGGCGCCAT encodes the following:
- a CDS encoding UDP-N-acetylmuramoylalanyl-D-glutamyl-2,6-diaminopimelate--D-alanyl-D-alanine ligase gives rise to the protein MNWLWTTEDMIAAMAGRPFGSLPQGITGISIDSRSIAPGEAFFAIKGDRVDGHDFASMAVANGASLLVVSEGRLPAMGRLTVPMIVVEDVLAALGKLGQASRERSRAKIIAVTGSVGKTTTKEMLRHVLSPSGKVHASVASFNNHWGVPLTLARMPIDTYFGVFEVGMNHPDEIRPLVKMIRPHVAVVTTIAPAHLGNFQNVQEIAAAKAEIFEGLEPGGDVVLNRDNDQFNFLEQAAQSLGITRIHSFGQHAKAEFRLAEFNGSDESSTLWMTVGGDTKEVRIGAPGRHIAENALAALGVVTIVGASLDKAIDALATLKPEKGRGKRYRLPIGNGSFTLIDESYNANPASMRAAIALLATAEPIGRGRRIAVLGDMLEMGEFAEQVHADLAGPLLAAGLEHVWLAGPEMVALKESLPDSVAVEHRETTEELLEFVSNSVAPGDVLMVKSSLGIGFGKIVAALLDKYPPVSDTQREP